CATCACATACACCATTAGAGTTGGAGTGTGTGAGAAAACTTGCTGAAATAGCCATACAAACGAAGCGTGCATCTCTTTTTCAACTCGATTCAGAATGCCTTGTAAATCTTCGTAAAAGAGGATCTCTCTCAATTTCAACGAATAACTGTGAAGCTCACTAATCATGAAAACCATGGAGGAGAATGCCTTCTTTACTGAACAATAAGCGGATTCTCTAGCGTCGCTGATGCCTTGGCGCCATTGCACTTTCCTCTTTAACATTCGAAGAGATAAAGGAAGATCAACGCAATTCGCTTTCCGCTCGATATCGTCTGGAATTATTATTTCACTTTCTTGCGCCCATTCCGCAGGTTCTTGGTGGATTTCTGGCCATGGAGATTCTGTTGTAACGAGTTGAGGCGGTGTGATTTGGATCTGATTTTGTACAGAATATTCGACAGTGTTAAATTCACGATCAACACTGGAATCGGAACCCGAACTCTCGGCGTTGGTATGGATGCTGTTCTCAGCGGACATTTGAAACCTAAGCGCCAAATCTTGAATCTGCTTGGAGAACTCTTCGTCTGAGAAACCGTCCACCATATTGGAACTACACGCTCTTGTGATGGTCCGAATTCTTGGCTTAATATTGCCGCAATAGCGCGACCGTTGAAACTTCGCGAACTGGATTCCTAATAGACCTGGTCGACCAAGCGTATAAGCACACCGCCCCGTCAGAGCTCCTCCATCGCTACGGTTTCGCCGCGTCGACGAAGGAGATGAAACTATGGAGGCTAGGGATGgagaacaacaagaagaatGATGAACAATAGGCTTCGACCATTGTAAACATGTCATAGCTACCTTCACTCCCATTCCAATTTCCCAAACGAAAGACTATTAAGAACAGCCAAAAGTTCAACAGCATTCAAATCATCAGATGCATATAAAAATCcacaaaacagagagaaattCTTCCGTGAAATCCCTCAATCCAAGCGAACGGCCGTTTAAAACTTTAACAAAACCACAGAATCTTCACCTTTACCTAAAACAacgaaaaaatggaaagaaaacaaaatatcagAACAAATTCAACTCATACAAATACTGCTTCTCCATCCTAACAACTCTTcgaaaaaaatccaaaaaactCATACATAACTACTCATTTATCTCAAAAATCGAATCAAACACTCGAGAAAATAACGCGAAATCGTAGAAAAACAGAAATCGACGAACCTAAACCGAACGGCAGCGAATTTTCCCGGCGGATAATCACGAAACGAAGCAGGGCCGTAGCTTCAACCTTTATGAGTTACGAAGAGATATATGAAGATATCTCTTTATATATACACGCAGAAAACAACAGGAAAGAACTCCTCCAGTGCGCTTTCTAAATTGGAAAATgttgggggaaaaaaaatctcacGCTACAAGACGACTTGAACAGCGGGACTTTTACAGTGGAGAGAGGGAAGGACAGGCAGAATCGGTAACCGGTCAGTTCTTCGGGAAAGAACCCATTATAGAAGCTTGCTTATAAACGGTCGGTTCGGGTCAGTGGCCATCGCTATTTGTCAGCCCAAAGCGGCATTTTTCACGGGTGATCTGGATCCGATGTGGCCGCTCCGAACGTGCCACGTGTACCCCTACATTAATATCGCGGCTTGTAAAATCGTGACACCACCGACTTTCTTGCTTACTTTCCACACACGTGTcggttttattttatctcgttaaataataatttttttaaaaggtgaGACACttggttattttattttctaagtgGCAATATCGTAAATATGAGGTGTACTGCATCGTATACGAACATGTCACTTTCGCGTCAAATTACAACTATTGCTCCAGTGTCCGAAGTTTCTAGAGtcaaacttttaaactttttatgtccatttttaattaataataaatttatccaaagaaatatctttttttacgcaatttaaaaattaattaaaatacaattttattaaaatacaatttaaaaattaactaaattttttaattttttaaaatttaagaatagatttaaagatattattgtaattttgaaagatgtttttatttaattaacctAAAATTAAGAACATAGAGCCTCACGGGCACCACTGGCTCGCCGTATCCATCGCGAATGGCATAGCGGTGGCGAGATTATCGCTATAaatcttataataaataaataaataaataaataaaagcctAAAAATGCAATGGGAAAAGTCCAAATTGTAGGCCTTCTTTTGGTTCGAGCAAGTGAAATTCCATTGAATTAAACGccaaaaacaacttttttttattgttattattgcttttttaaataaaaaaaaaaacactttatTGACTattcttcccatttttttaagataaattatCTAGTCTCTATTATAAATACCCTCAACCTTGTTATTACTGATATTAATTGTTGGACGATGAAAGTCTcagactaatttagggaatgataatggatttataatgaatgaatacttggacaatatcataccactctagagagttgtgttcatctgAGAATGTTTTAcagagttgtgttcatctgAGAATGTTTACTTAATCCACCATGAGAATGTTTacttaatccaccacacctaaatggtgtgtaagttatcttatttataatcaaataaattagaggaaggatatggaaataacCATACATGGACAGATACCTATgttaagaatataaatatctagatgtttgttttataataaaatatctatatggtaactaaatatccttaagatcatctaacatagtatcagagtcatgttcGGTATATCCTTAAcatcatctaacatggtatcagatcCATGTcttgtcgaacaaaggactctaaaaggaaaaggagtcGATAATTGAATtgagtagaaaaaaaaaaacgaacctAACTCAACTTGTAAACGTCTCTAAAGCTTAGTGGATagtgagggagagagaggggacgaaaagggaagagagggacaggagagagaaaggaagaggGTAAGGGATAGAGAGGAAATGGTGGATAATTGATGGGAGGAGGCATCGCGAGCAACGGACAAAGGGAAAGAGGGAAGCTGAAAGGGGGCTTAAAGAGAGGCAATTATGAACACACCCACATGGCCCTCTAATCCGACAGGGACTCTCCGACGCCTATGCCACGCCAATCTCCTTATCTCCTCATCCATTCCATTTCCTTTCTCCCCCTCCTAATTTTCTCCACATaaaccactttttttttcaataattatttttaaaatatttaagataatTAGCGTTTACGTGCTCCCGTGTATCAATATTGTCAGCTCAAGTCTCCAGTTGTAGAAGAGAACCCAACTGATGTGCGATCTCACGGTCTACTCCCCTTGAAGATCCAATGTCCCTACTGCTATACAGTCCGAAACATGATTCTGTTACCATTTGTTACAactcaaatccaccgctagtagatattgtccgtttttaCCCATTATATATCACCGTCGGTCTAACGATTTTAAGGAGAATCATATACCCTTATATGGGGATCTCCCAATCCACCACAGGAACacgttttcacacccttatacggAATGTTGACCTCACAATTCAACTCGGACCCAACATCTTCGCTGCCACACCACCCAGAACCCTTTCTGATACAATTCGTGACAACCAAAGTCAACCgcttgtagatattgtttgttttggccgACTACATATCGCCACCAGTCTCATGAGACGTGAATTACgacccttttttatttttatttttacaaaataaaaaaacacattaaaaaaaacaaataaatgaataaaggggtattttggtccaagaaatatataacaaaaatatctgAGTTAAGGGGTTGGGTCATTTTCGTCAATTTGGAGTTGCCATCGCTGAGAGGGTGGGGCATTCCAAGcgcttgtatttttttatttttatttttatttttttgttcccataatattcaaactttaattattatttatatttattctattttaaatagatataaatGAGGCCAGGAAATACCATTTTGATGGGCCGGGTCTTTTGGACGCTGGGCCCAAGAACCACAAGGTCCGAAATAGGCTAACCGGCAATGAGTTACTACAAAGCCGTTTAAAACTCTTTACCAGCGGGAAAATCACTGCACACCTATCAGTTTCCCGCTAAAAACACAACTACTTTCTTCTCTCAGAGAATCTTCCCAATCGAAGAACATACAAACCCTAGATCGATCTCCATACCGATCCATATCTGTCAAAGATCGAAAGAATGCCAGCCATTACTCGAGGAAGTCACTGTAAGATTGAGAATGGAACGAAATTGGATGATGTCATGGTTGCGAGAGTGACTGATGCATCTGCTATGGAGAAAACTCCTCCCAAGCGGAAACTGAGATCTGGTGATGCGCAGAGACAACAAAGCCCTGTCTCTGAACCGATGAATTGGAAATCGCCTCGTCGGTGTCTCAATTCGAGTCCAAAGAGCGTTCCACATGTAAGTTTGACATTATCGATTCAGAACAGCCATTTTTTGTATGCATTTTGTCACTCTCTTCAGGTTACTGATAATTCTTTGATCTGATATGATGACGAGTAAATTAATTGGAGGATTTTGAAGTTTCTTAGTCCAGTTAGATATCACAAATTAATTGAAGATCTTCTGCAATGAATGCATCATTTCTTAGCCTCGTATGTGATCAAATGTTGCACCAATTGGAGATATCTTGCAAATACAATAATACAGGTTTCTTTTGACCATATGCAGAGCGATGGGAAAACGTTTATTGATGGCTTTCCTAAATTACATATGTCGCCGATAAAATGCTTGTTCAAGAACCCCAGTGTCAAACCAGATTGGAATCCTAAAGGTGAGGATTAGCTTGTGATGGTAGCACGAAGTTGCAGTACGCAATTATCTTTATCCTGATCTTCAAGCAGGTTTTCATATATTGTTTTCCAATTTGTTAGATACCCAACATATAAAAACAGCAAAGGAAGCATTGCACGTATCGACAGCTCCAACTACAGTCATGTGCCGCGAGGATGAACAGAGCAGAATCTTAAATTTCTGCAAGGCTTgtgtggagaaagaaaaagctgGTAGTTTGTATGTTTGCGGGTGTCCAGGAACTGGCAAATCTTTGTCCATGGAAAAAGTGAAAGAGCAGTTGGCTGATTGGGTGAAAGAGGTAGGCTTTCTTACCTGTTAGGTGAAGTCCCTTCATGAGATATATGCAGTATTCTGTTCAATTGTAAGCTAATATGTTTGCTTGTTGAAGATTCAATTCATCAcacattcaaatattcttcATGCTACCAGTCAGGTCTTCAGCTGCCAGACATTTTGTCCATAAACTGCACTTCGTTAGCTAAGACGTCGGACATTTTCACTAAGGTATGGATgtaaaaaccttaaaatattTGTCCCTTTTAGTGTTTCATATGCTTATCCGCTGATTGTTTTTGGTAGATAATGGGGGAAGCCCAACcgcaaaagaaaaggaatggcTCTTTAACACCCTTGCAACATCTTCAAAGCTCGTACTCCCAAAAGGCAGAGTCATCTTGCACGAAAATGATGTAAAAACTTACTTGTTGCaatttgaatttcatctcAACATTTTCTCACgccatttttcttaaatcaGGTTGATAATTGCTGATGAATTggattatttaattacaaaggACAAGGCAGTGCTACATAATCTATTCATGCTTACAACTTTCCCATTTTCAAGATGCATTTTGATAGGTATCCCTATGACAGTGATACTTATAATCTctcatttctcttctttcatgGATTATAAATTAACACAGTAGATTGATATTCAACGTATTTTGTAGGAATTGCAAATGCTATTGATTTAGCAGATCGTTTTCTTCCAAGACTTCAGGCATTGAATTGTGAGTTACAAGGGGATGTGCAGTTTAGCTTATGGTCCTATAGTATTGATCcatatttaacaaaaatacagTAGTTAACTGCATTTCACATAATACTAATCGTTGATTTTGCCTATTGCCTTCCTAGGCAAACCTCCGGTCATAACTTATAGGGCTTATTCCAAGGAACAGATACTCAAGATTCTTCATCAACGGTTAATTGTAAGTTCATTCTCCATATTTTAACACtattttctattgtttttaGGAGTTCAATCAATATTTCTTTATACTTTTTTGACATATGCTATGTAATATTCTGTATAGGTGCTTCCTTTCGTTGTCTTTCAGCCGCAAGCTTTGGAGCTTTGTGCTAGAGTACGTTTGATGATATTTTTGCAGTAGAATCTTCTTTAGCTTCTTAGGAAACAGGATCGTTTAGTTTAGTTCACTTATAATTTATGTATCTTTTAAACCCCACATGCTCACAACTAGaaacattataatttcttcaaatttttgttcttaagaATGATGCTTAGGTTGAATCTATCTAGCATAAACAAAGGCCCGCCTGATAATGATGTTCTTTCTAAAAGATCATTCTGGTCTACCAATCATCTTATTTGATTTGCAGTCTACGCTTAAATTagtaactaaaatttaaaaacccaATTGTGAATGTTAGATTTTCTATTTATCATTGATTTATGATTCCGTTTTGTGAAAATTAACTGTCTATTTCATAACTAGTTCATAATTAGTTTGCTGCTTATTGATCTATATGGCATGTGAATGCAAGTTTGATCCTTCAATTGATTTATACATTGCAGAAAGTTGCAGCTGTATCTGGAGATATGAGAAAAGCTCTTTGTGTTTGCAGGTCAGTGTGTTTAAATTCATCAACGTAACTGTCATAAAACTTGGTTATACCATCGCCTACAAACATCAAGATGAGAATTcatgattaattaaaattaaattaacaattaaattatttttacttctGATTTACGGATACATTGATGTATCgacacattttaattttattttcagtatTCGCTGAGTTGGTAACAATATATCATTGTACAACAATTGCAAAGATCGAATCATATTCtctaataatttcattttttgctATTGTGTTCCCATCTGTTTGAACTTTCACTTTAATTCATGTAGCACtaatatgtaattaaaatCTTCTTTAAACAGAAACGCCATTGAATTGTTAGAGGCGGAACATAAAGCATCCTCTAAGGAGGAAGACCATATAGCATGTGATGCTTCAGCACCTGAGATTGTTAAAAGTCGGGAGTCTCAGATTGTAAGTACTCGTCATTGCCACGATAAATCTTCCATATCTTATTTGTCCATTCTAAATTCCATACTTTCTTGAACTCTTGAAAGATTTTTCGTAAAAGAAAAGGTGGTAACTGTTTGCATTATAGGTGAGGTTGGACCATATGGCTGTTGCCTTATCCAAGACTTTTAAATCACCAGCAGTGGAAACCATACAATCTCTTCCTCAGCATCAACAGGTATAATTCAGAATCTCTAAATAAATGGCCAAGTAATAgtacattaaaaatttgtagatGATTGCTTGAATGTTCTGATACCCAATAATTGACTTTTTGGGATTGAACTACATGTTTTCCATCATAATCGAGTAGCAAAGATTAGGTGAAACGTGATTGTTTGAATgttcttgaaatattttccttcTAAGCTTATGAACATTGTATCCAGATTATTTTATGCTCTGTTGTGAAACTCGTTCGTGGAGGAAAGAAGGATACAACCATAGGAGAGGTGGGTTCTCTCCGTTCCTCTTGAGATAACTTTTTCTAAAGACAAAACAACGATTGAACATTGTTTCTTACTGTTACATTCAATCCCAGGTAAACAAATCATACGTAGACATCTGCAAATCAACACTAATTCCGCCAGTAGGAACCTTAGAACTTTCAAACATGTTCACAGTGCTAAACGACCAGGTAGTGGTCCAAACCGACTGTCATTGAACTTGACACTCTTATCTGCTATGGGATAAACTCAATTTCTCAAACCCCATTGTGATTGAACTTCGTAGGGGCTCCTCAAACTCGGCCAGTCTCGAGACGATAAGACGAGGCGGGTGTTGCTGAAAGTCGACGAAGCTGATGTCATGTTCGCATTAC
The Cucurbita pepo subsp. pepo cultivar mu-cu-16 chromosome LG16, ASM280686v2, whole genome shotgun sequence genome window above contains:
- the LOC111776896 gene encoding uncharacterized protein LOC111776896, with product MGVKVAMTCLQWSKPIVHHSSCCSPSLASIVSSPSSTRRNRSDGGALTGRCAYTLGRPGLLGIQFAKFQRSRYCGNIKPRIRTITRACSSNMVDGFSDEEFSKQIQDLALRFQMSAENSIHTNAESSGSDSSVDREFNTVEYSVQNQIQITPPQLVTTESPWPEIHQEPAEWAQESEIIIPDDIERKANCVDLPLSLRMLKRKVQWRQGISDARESAYCSVKKAFSSMVFMISELHSYSLKLREILFYEDLQGILNRVEKEMHASFVWLFQQVFSHTPTLMVYVMILLANFTVHSMGNHSAFAASSSPTPSLTQMVEEVVQIENQKPERFDSSAIKTFSVSGKTASISGGNGGGGGKVRPIASGTDGDEFHSSDNYPTVMPDGTSQMSSIGSSAEEELSISGIREEETSLWNSILKEASQMRNEEIDQNAIRRFVSPVIANIESDTYTEYFRTELLYQTGLSQDPNNPLLLANYAQFLCLVAHDYDRAEDYFKKAVEVTPADAEAFNKYATFLWRVRKDLWAAEQTFLEAISAESGNPFYAAKYADFLWSSGAEETCFENS
- the LOC111776937 gene encoding cell division control protein 6 homolog B-like, which codes for MPAITRGSHCKIENGTKLDDVMVARVTDASAMEKTPPKRKLRSGDAQRQQSPVSEPMNWKSPRRCLNSSPKSVPHSDGKTFIDGFPKLHMSPIKCLFKNPSVKPDWNPKDTQHIKTAKEALHVSTAPTTVMCREDEQSRILNFCKACVEKEKAGSLYVCGCPGTGKSLSMEKVKEQLADWVKESGLQLPDILSINCTSLAKTSDIFTKIMGEAQPQKKRNGSLTPLQHLQSSYSQKAESSCTKMMLIIADELDYLITKDKAVLHNLFMLTTFPFSRCILIGIANAIDLADRFLPRLQALNCKPPVITYRAYSKEQILKILHQRLIVLPFVVFQPQALELCARKVAAVSGDMRKALCVCRNAIELLEAEHKASSKEEDHIACDASAPEIVKSRESQIVRLDHMAVALSKTFKSPAVETIQSLPQHQQIILCSVVKLVRGGKKDTTIGEVNKSYVDICKSTLIPPVGTLELSNMFTVLNDQGLLKLGQSRDDKTRRVLLKVDEADVMFALQGIRFFRNCLTVN